GAGAGTATCTCGTGCAGGTCGATCGTCCGTTCGACCAATCGTTCCTGGACCGCATGGCCGGCGGAGTCGACATTCTCGGAAGCGCCACGAGGCCCTGTCGGATGGCGCGTGTCGGGCGTGATCGGTTTGGCATCATCCTGACCGAGGGACGGAATCGGCAGATCAGGCGGATGTGTCACGCGCTTGGCTATCGGGTGATACAACTGCATCGCACGCGGATCATGCACATCACGGTGAAAGGGTTGAGGGCTGGGGAGTGGAAAGAACTCACGCGTGAAGAGCGAGAGCAGTTGTTCGCGGCAGTGGGGCGGGGTGCCGGCTGATGCGGCTCTGGATTGTGGCGCGTGTGCGACCGATGGAGTGATGTCCGCGCAACTGTGCCGGGGATGAAGGCCGTTCCGGTCGTGGGAAGAGCCGCTAACTCAGCAACTCCTGCCTGGCGCTCCGGACGAGAGCAAGGACGGCCGGGTGCTTCAGCCGTCGTTCCACCGTGATCGCATAGAAATGTTGCTTGAGGTTATCCAATTGTCCGACCACCTGCACTCGGTATTGGCGGCAGATCTCCTTTTCGATCACGGACACCCCGGGGAAGATCCCATAGCCGTCCTGGCCAAAGGCCTTGAGAGTCGCGCTGTCGTCGAACTCGCCCACGATGTTCGGGCGCAGCCCGTGGTTGACCAGCCATTGGTCGACCAGCCGCCGAAGCACGGCATTGGATGTCGGGAGGAGCAGAGGCGCGCCGGTCAATGATTGCGGAAACCCCCGACGATACTGCGTGGCCAATTTCGACGTGGCAAACAACGTCACGCCCGATTCGCCCAAGGGATGACTGTAGGTGTGTTCCTTGACGCTCGAGGGGGTTGGTGTGTCGGCGATCACCAGATCCGATCGATGGGCCATCAGATCCGTCAAGAGTTGGCGAAATTTGTCTTCTTGGCAGATCAGGCGAGTCGGCCGATACAATTTCAGAGCCGACTTGAGGAGTTGGGTGGCCAGCGGTTTCGGGACGGCGTCCGAGATGCCCACGACCAGTCGGGCAGGATGCCCGTTTGCCTGGCCTTTGACCGTGTTCATGAGCTCTTGACCGGTCGAAAAGATGTCTTCGGCGTATTTGAACACCAATTGTCCCATCTCCGTCAATGCGAGCCGTCGCCCTGTTCGGATGAACAACTTCTCGCCCAAGGTATTTTCCAACTGACCGATTTGTCCGCTGATCGTGGGTTGAGCCAAGCGGAGTTCTTCGCACGCTTTCGTCATGGTGCCGTGCTTGGCGACGGACCAGAAATACAAGAGATGATGATAGTTCAACCAATCCATGCGGCCCTCTTCGGTAAGTCGGAGGCGCTACTATACATAGAAATTACCGATATCTCCAATCCGCTTTATCTATTTTTAAAAAAGAAGGGGAGGTTGCTAGTGTTGGCGCCGTCCGCCGAATGTATACGAGAGGAGCATCCTTCATGATCGCTCTGGTATTGGCCCTTGTGACTCTCCTGCCAATGACCGCACTGGCGGAACCGATTCAGGATTCCAGTTCATTGAAAGCGCAGTCGACTCGCACCGCTCCACTGACCATCGGTGAAGTGCTGGCCAGAATCGAGTTAACCCACCCCCTGCTTCAGGCGACCGGAGCCGAGCGAACCAAGGCTCGGGCGAAAATCCTAAAGGCGCTCGGGGCCTGGGAACCGCAGTTCAAGAACAATGTGGAGGCCCAGCGGTATGAAACCTGGAATCTCACCACGGCTCCCACCCCCGGCTTGAACTTTTCCCCCTGTGAATCAGATCGAAGTACAGCGACTCGTCCTTGCAACGGCATACAGCCACAGGTATTGACGGGGGGCTATAACGATACCAAGCTCGATGTCGGGCATCCTTGGGGCTTCCGGGTCCAAGCCGGGCTCCGTAACGGCTTTGGGGATCGCAGCAACCAAATTATTGCTGTTATCCCGGATATGCAGGCCTTCTATCGGCAGCAGCAAATCATCCTCAGTGGGTCGTTTCAGTTGCTGCGCGGCCTGATGATCAACGAAGAGTATGCCGCGTATCAACAGGCCGAACTTTCGGGGCCGCAGGCGGAGATCAAAGTGGCGCAGAAACGGCAGGATCTCTATCTCGCCGGGGCCGTGCAGTACTGGGATTGGCAGATCGCCGTCAAACAGGCCGAGGTGGTGAGGCGCGCCCTGGCCGTGGCCGAAGACCGCCTGGTCCAGGTCGAAGGGCTCGCCAAGGGTGGAAGAGTCTCGCCGCTCGATGTCGTCGAGGTGAACCAAGAGGTGCAGAAGCGGCGAGCGGCGGCGATCGCCGCGCAACGGAAGGTGGAGTATGAGCAGTATAAACTGTCCCTCTTTCTCTGGGAGAAGAACGAGCCGGTAACCCCGCGACCGGAATGGGCGCCGGAGTTCCAGGGCGAAACGCCGCTCCCGACCGAAGACGAGGTTACGGCTTATAAAGTGGAGGCGAAAGAAGATCGACCGGAAGTGCGGGACCTCTACATCGAAGCCAAGATGAACAATGTCGATCTCAAGCTCGCCAAGAACAAACTGCTCCCGTCGTTGTCTCTTGAGGGAGGGCCGACCCCCGGCGCCGTGGATTGGATTGTGGGAATCGGCTACCGGACCGGAGTGCACTTCGAGATGCCGCTGTTCCAGCGGGAAGGGCGGGGGAAGGTCATGGCCGCGGAAGTGGTCCAGCAACAATTGGCGTTGAAACAACAATATACCGAGCAGCAAGTCAGCCTCGACGTGGATAACTGGCTCTCGGCGATCGTACGGGCCCGAGACCGAGTGACGGCGGCGACGGAAGCGCTGCGGCTGGCCAAGACATTGGAAGAAGGCGAGCGGACCCGGTTCAATATGGGGGCGACCACTGTGCTGTTCGTCAATCTCCGGGAGCGCAACGTGGTGGAATCGGCGTATCAGCTGTATCGGGCCCAGGCCGACTACGCCGTGGCGCGTGGAGGGATGCTGTGGGCCAGGGGCCTCTTGTCGAAGCCCTGGCCGACTGAATCAGTGACGAAGTATGGAGATCCGCTGACGGCGGCCGGTGCCTATGGGTTTCAAGGACCGGGCCGCGATTAATCCGGGCATAAGGAGCATGCTTCGATGGCCTTGTTAGTACTCGCGATTCTGCTCTTACTTCCTGTGACGACCGTGGCTGAACCGGTGCACGATTCCAGCGCATTGAAGGCGCAGTCTGTCCGCACCGAGCCTCTGTCCATCAGCGAAGTGCTCGCCCGTATTGAGCTGACCCATCCCCTCCTCCGGGCCCAGGGCGTCGAGCGGATCCAGGCCAGGGCGAAGATTCTGAAGGCGCTCGGGGCCTGGGAACCGACGTTCAAGAATATTACGCAGGTGGCTCGTATTCAAATTTGGAACTTCCTGTATAACCCCGATGTGGGGACGGGGGGGTTTAACGACAGCAAGCTCGAGGTCGGGCATCCCTGGGGCTTCCGGGTCCTGGGAGGAATCCGTAACGGCTTTGGGGATCTCCCCATTACCGGGACGCCTGGCATCAGTGGTTTGGCAGCAGGGACAGTCGCGGTCATCCCCGATGTAAAGCTCTTCTATCCGCAGCAGCAAATGATCTTCGGCGGGTCGTTTCCTCTGCTGCGCGGCCTCATGGTCAACGATGAGTACGCCGATTTTCAAAAGGCCGAACTCGCGGGGCCGCAAGCGGAGATCGCGGTGGCGCAGAAACGGCAAGATCTCTATCTCGCCGGGGCCGTCCAATATTGGGATTGGCAGGTGGCTGTGAAGCAGGCAGAAGTGCAAAAACGGACATTGGCCGTCGCGGAAGAACGCCTCACTCAGGTGCAAGGACTCGCCAAGGGCGGGAAGGTCGCGCCTCTTGATGTGATCGAGGTGAATCAAGAGGTTCAGACCAGACGAGAGGCGGCGATCGCTGCGCAACGGCAGGTGGAGTATGAGCAGTATAAGCTGTCCCTCTTTCTTTGGGAGAACGGCGAGCCTGTGACCCCACGCCCGGAATGGGCGCCGGAGTTCCAGGGTGAGACACCCTTGCCGACTGAACAAGAAATCGCGGCCTATAAAGTGGAGGCGAAAGAGGATCGGCCGGAAGTACGGGACCTCTATATTGAAGCCAAGATGAACAATATCGACATCAAGCTGGCCAAGAACAAACTGCTCCCGAAGTTGAATTTTGACGGGGGACGAATGGATGCTCCCGCGGATTGGATTGTGGGTGTGGGGTATAGATATGGAATGCAGTTTGAGATGTCCTTGTTCCAGCGGGAAGCGCGTGGGAAAGTCCTGTACGCGGAGGCGGACCAGCAACAATTGGCCTTCAAGCAGCTGTACACCGAGCAACAAGTCAGCATCGACGTGGATAACTGGCTCTCGGCGATCGTGCGGGCCCGAGACCGGGTGAAGGCGGCGACGGAAGCGTTGCGGTTGGCCAAGACGTTGGAAGAAGGTGAGCGGACCAGATTCAATATGGGGGCGACCACCGTCCTGTTCGTCAACATCCGGGAGCGCAACGTGGTGGCGTCAGCGTACGAATTGTATCGGGCCCAAGCCGACTACGCGGTGGCGCGTGGAGGGATGCTGTGGGCTAAGGGCGCCCTGTCGAAGCCGTGGCCCGAAAGCGAGCTGGCCAAGTACGGGAATCCCCTGAGCGCGGCTGGTGCGTACGGCTCCACTAAGCAACCTGGACGCGATTAATTCAGCAACAAAGGAGCATCCTTCCTTGATTCTTCTATTGTTGTTCTCGTTGATGATGGTGCCGGCGACCGTAATGGCAGAAACCCAGGCCGCGGCGAGTTCGTCACGCGCCGAATCGGTGCGCACCGCCCCCTTGACCATTGAAGAAGTGCTCGCCCGGATCGAACTGACCCATCCGCTGCTTCGGGCCACCGGATTGGAACGCTCGCAGGCTCGGGCGAAAATTTTAAAAGCGTTGGCAGCGTGGGAGCCGAAGTTTCGGAACGAGGTCGAGGTTGATCGGTTTACAAACTTTAATCTGACAAACGTCGGCGGCGTGCCGAATACCCTGACTGGTGGCTATAGCGATTCCATGCTCAAGATCGGGCATCCCTGGGGCTTTGAGGTCTTTGGTGGCATCCGTAACGGCTTTGGCGATCACGCAACGATCGGTATGCAGCGCGGCCTCGGCCACGAAAGTTCCGCGGACTTTGGCCCGGTCGCCTTCCCTACGGATATGACACTTTTCTATACGCAACAAATGGCCATCGTCGGCGGTTCGTTTAATCTGCTCCGAGGATTCATGGTCAACGAAGCAAATGCCGAGTTTCAGCAAGCAGAGCTCGCCGGGCCGCAAGCCGAGGTGAAGGTGGCTCAGAAACGGCAAGACCTTTATCTCGCCGGGGCCGTCCAATACTGGGACTGGCAGGTTGCCGTCAAGCAAGCCGATGTGGTGAAGCGTACGCTGGCCGTCGCGGAGGAGCGCTATCGCATGGTGGAGGGGAGATCCAAAGCCGGCGCGGTTGCTCCGATCGACGTGGTGGAAGCCCGAGAAGAAGTTCAGCGGCGTCGAGAGGCGGCCATTTATGCGCAACGAAAGGTCGAGTATGAGCAATATAAGCTGGCGCTCTTTCTCTGGGAAAACGGCCAACCTGTAACACCTCGCCCTGAATGGGCCCCGGAATTCCAGGGGGAAACGCCGTTGCCGAGCGAAGAGGATGTGGCGGCCTTTAAGGTGGAAGCCACTGAGGATCGACCGGAAGTACGCGACCTCTACATTGAAGCCAGATTGAACAATATCGAACTGAAACTTGCGAAGAATAGCCTGCTTCCCAAGCTACAGGTTGAGGGAGGACCGGCGGTGGGCGGTATCTATTGGATCGGAGGATTCGGCTACCGGGTGGGGACTCTCTTCAGTATGCCGTTGTTCAATCGAGGCGCACGAGGGAAGGTCCTTCACGCGGAAGCGCAGCAGCAACGATTGGCGTATAAGCAGGCCTATACCGAAAAGCAGGTTGCGGTCGACGTTGATAACTGGCTCTCGGCCATCGTGCGGGCGCGAGATCGAGTGAAGGCCTCGACAGAGGCTCTGCGCTTGGCCAAGACTTTAGAAGAAGGCGAACGAGCCCGGTTTAACATGGGAGCGACGAGTGTGCTCTTTGTCAACCTCCGAGAGCGCGCCGTGGTCGAAGCGGCCTATGAACTCTACCGGGCCCAAGCCGATTATGCGGTCTCTCGTGGGGGGATGTTATGGGCGAGAGGGGCGCTGTCGAAACCTGTTTCCGAACGTGTCTTAAGCAAGTATGGGGATCCCCTGCAGGCCGCCGGCTCGTCCGGCCACAAAGCGTCGGGACGTGATTAACGTTGGTGGGGCAGGATAGTTCATTCGGTGGATTGGCTCTCGAAACAGAAACATGGTTATGTAGACCCGTTATTTGAGTTCAGTAAGGGGCGGATCAATCACATTCTGAATTATTACTGGGGGTGGTCATGAAAGAACCTCAGGGCGAAGGTTCCAAGGGCCTGTTCGAAGCACTGATGAAGCAGTTGTCCGTGGCCATGCGGGCTGAGAAAAAAATCATGAGTTTGATTTTTTCTTACGCGCTGGCCGTCGGGTTCTTTTCTCTTATCATCCCATTGACCGTACAGGAACTGGTCAGCACCTTTTCCTATGCGGTTCAGCCGGTCATGATCTGGACGTTGACCGGCATTATGCTGCTGGTGCTGTTGTTTGTCGGCCTCTTCAAGACATTCCATTTCTACGCGGTGGATGTCGTGCAACGCCGGATCTTTGCGCGAGTCACGGTTGCGATGGTTGAACAGCTTCCACGGAATCGTTTTAAAGGGGCGCGGCCGGAAATTGCGAATTACTTCATTGAAACGGTCTTCATGCAACGTGCCCTGTCCACGCTGCTGATCGATCTTATCAATGTCGTGGTGGGCGGTACGGTCGGTATGATCATGCTGGTGGTCTACCATCCCTATTTTCTCATGTACAACCTCCTGCTCATGGCGGGATTTGCGATCACGTTTTTCGTGCTCTCGCGTGGTGCCCTCCGGACGACTCTCGCCATGTCTCACGCGAAGTACGACGTCTTCAATTTCATTCAAGAGGTGTCGAAGAATGCCCTACAGCTGAAGGCCACTGACAGCCGCCCGTTTCTCATGAACAAAGCGAACGATCTCGTCGGTCGGTATGTGGAAACTCGGAAGGCGCGGTTCGCGGTTCTCGTGCGGCAATATTTGGGTTCAGTGGGCGGACAAGCTATCGCGCAAGCCGGTGCGCTGGGCATCGCAGCCTCGCTCATGGCGTCCGGGCAATTGACGCTGGGGCAGTTAGTCGCTGTTCAAGCGGTCGTGAGCGCGCTCGTCATCAATTTCGACTCCCTGATCAAGAACATGGGGGCTGTGTACTATTTCTTCGCGTCACTGACACACCTTGATGAGGTCTTCAGCCAGGAGCAAGATCACATCTCAACTGAATCAGTCGTGGCACTGCCGAAGCACTTGACTCAAGGTGTCCGGGTTACCTGCAAAGGTGTCAGTTTGGTTCACGGCGGGGTGTCCGTATTCGATGGTTTCAATCTGGATGTCGCGCCGGGCGAGAAGCTCGGCATCTACGCTCGGACAACGGCGGCCAAGACGGCCTTGGCCAGAGTGTTGGGTGGCCTCGAAGTTCCAACGAACGGCGTCGTTCAGTACAATGGGGTCGACCTCCGCTATATCGAAGGGGGTGCCATCAACCAGTGCCGCAGTGTCATGATCGACTCTCAGTTATCGTTGGTGAGGGGGACGATCGAAGAAAATATCGTCATGGGACGCTCCTACGTCACGTATGACGATCTCAACTGGGCGCTCCGTTTCACTGAACTTGAAGAAGATGTCGAGGGGTTGCCACGCGGGGTCAAGTCCGATGTCTCTGCGCTGGGCGAATCTCTCTCGCCGACCCACATTGTGCAGATCCTCCTAGCCAGAGCCATCTTAGGACGTCCGCAAGTCCTTATATTTGATGGTCTCATTCACTCGCTCGAGCCGTCGTTGCGCGAGCGTATTCTGCGGCGGCTGTGCTCGAAGGACGAAGCATGGTCCGTGATTTTCGTCTCGACGGATCCCAATCTTACGGATCATGCGGATCGTCGTATCATGTTGCATCATGCCCATGCGTAAGCGATTGGAATGGAAAATCAACACCGGTAAATTAATGGAGGCTCCATGGCTAGCCTAGGTCGCGGTCTCGAAAACAGTGGCGAACGTGCGCTGGTCCGGCGGGGGGTCGGCTTAGAGGCGATCACCATCGAACAGGGACCGGCATTGGGCAAGTTACCATGCTGGGAGGCGGTACAGATTCCCGGCGGAATGTTTACGGCTTCTCGTGCGATTCTGACGATTCTGTTGCTCTTTCTGATCGTCCTCGAATTCGTGCCCTGGACACAAACTATTCAGGCATCCGGGAAAGTGTCGGCGTACACGCCTTATGACCGTCCCCAGCAGATTGAGTCTCGGATTACAGGCCGTGTCAAGGCCTGGCATATTTACGAAGGAGTCAAAGTCAAAAAGGGCGAGCTTGTCGGCGAATTAGAAGATTACGATCCGACCTTTATGGCCCCCGAAATTCTCCCCCTCTTCGAACAACGTAAGGTAGCCTTGGAGCAAACGCGTCAGGCAGCCCTGGCCAGAGCCGACCAGCTGAATAAAAGAATAGGGGAGATGAAAAAATTAGTGCAGGCAGCCGTGCCCTCGGCGGAGGCTCGTGTGGTGGAGGCAGACAATAAGGTGCGCGAGGCTCAACAGAAGGTTGAGCAGTATAAGATTGACGTGCACACGGCTCAACTCAATGTCGACCGTCATCGACAACTTGTCCGGGACGGACTGGTTTCACAGCGGGAACTCGAGCTCACGATCCAGACTGAAATCGGCACCAAGGCCGGTCTGCAGGCGGCACAGGCCAGTTTGTCGGCTGCCGAGCAGTCTCGGTCAGCCTTGAGCTTCGGTCGTGATCAAATCACTGCGGATGTACAACAACGCCTCATGGATGCAATCGCCTCTCGGGATTCTGCAGTGGCGGAGGCGGCCAAGGCTACGGAGCAATTAGCGGATATCTCCTACCGACAACAGGGAGTCCAGCAACGTATTGAGGCTGCAAAGCTGTTTGCACCGATGGACGGCACGGTCGTCAAGATGGCAAAAGTCGGTATCAATGAGACGGTCAAGCAGGGAGAAAACCTGGTCACTATTTCTCCATTAGCATCTGATCCGGCCATCGAAATGACGGCGGAAGGATTGGATTCTCCGCTTTTGAAGCCTGGGCGAAAGGTTCGAATCCTCTTTTTCGGAGTCCCGGCCATCCCATTGCCGGCTTGGCCTGGGTTGATGGCAGGCACACGTGGGGGCGTGATCAAGGTCGTTGACCAGATTGACGATGGAAAAGGCAACTACCGGTTCTGGGTCGTTCCTGATCCAGAAGACCCTCAGCCATGGCCTGAACAGACACAGGTGCGGCAGGGTACAAAAGTGTTGGGCTGGGTGATCATGAATCGTGTTCCTCTGTGGTATGAATTGTGGCGGCGCTTTAACTTCTTCCCGCCGGACTATTTGGAGCGCGAGCCCAGTGTGTTTGAAATGTTCGCACCCAAAGTAGCAGCACCGGGCGGTAAGTAGTCGATCGTATGCCGCACCATCGGTGCGGCACACGAGTTCTCCTCCTTAAAGATGGCGCAGGGGGATCCCCCTGCGCCATCTTTTCGATCAGCGATCGCGACAGACTTCCTCCCTGTCAATTCTCCAATGGCATTTCAGTTTTTCAACAAGCCACTATCGTACCTCTATGCCGTGCGTCAGTCTTGTTGTGGAAGTCAGCGCACACTGTTGTGGCGTTATCCCGCTCAGCCGTCCAAAGCGAGAGCCAGAGAGCGAGGGATTCCATCAGGGTACTTGGTACGACTCCAATCTCCTTGACCCAATCAGATGGAGTCGCTAAGGTGCCATTAATTTTCTCTGGAGAGAAAAGGCCTGATGGAACATAACGGAGAGGTAGACGATGGCCAGAAAACAGCGGGCAGCAAGCCGGTCTCGGCAGCAGGCAAGCCGTGAGATCACGAGCCGCAAGCCGCTTGTCGGGATCTTGGGCGGAAGCAAATCGGATTTTCCCGTTTTACAAAAATCCAAGGCGATATTAGACGAGCTCAATATTCCCAATGAACTTCTCGTTGTTTCTGCGCATCGAACGCCGGACCGTCTCTTCGAGTACGCTACAAGCGCTCCTGGCCGCGGGATCAAAGTGATCATTGCGGGGGCCGGAGGAGCGGCTCACCTTCCTGGTATGTTGGCAGCCAAGACGCACCTTCCGGTGATTGGAGTGCCGATTCCCACGGAACACCTGCGCGGCCTCGATTCCTTGTTGTCAATCGTCCAGATGCCCAAAGGCATTCCCGTAGCCACCGTGGCGATCGGAGGTGCCGAGAATGCAGGGCTCCTTGCTGGACAGATTTTGGCAGGAAGCCATCCTGAAATTGCACAAACCATTAAGCGCTATCGGACCGCTCAAACGAAGAGCGTTCTCGATTCTCCTGAGGCCGGAGGCACAAGTCTCGGCCACCTCAGAGCGAGCGGACTAAGCCGACGGCCGTGATAGAGCGAGTTCTTAAGCCTGGCTCGACGCTGGGAGTACTGGGTGGAGGACAGTTGGGGGCGATGTTCGTCACCGCTGCCCACCGCATGGGCTATCAGGTGGCGGTCTGGGATCCGGATATCGACGCGCCCGCCCATCGGCTTGCCACCCACTCATTTGCAACGTCTTTTTCCGATCTTGGCACCCGCGACCAATTTTCCAGTATCGTCGATGCCGTTACTCTGGAATGGGAAAATGTCCCGGCGGGGCTCTGTGAATGGCTGGAAACGCGCTGCCCGATGCGACCTTCCGGAGCTGTGCTCAAGATCCTCCAAGACCGGATTGAACAGAAGCAATACTTGTCGTCACGGCAGCTCGCTGTTCCCGCGTTTGCCATCGTTGAATCGGCCTCTCAACTGCTCTCAGCAGTCGACCGTCTCGGCCTCCCTGCCGTCTGCAAGACCGCCACGAGTGGGTACGACGGGAAAGGTCAGTGGCTCCTCCGAGAGTCCTCGGATGTTCAGGAGATCGAACATATCTTGGGAACAGTCAAGTCTGGTCGGCGATGGATTCTCGAACAGTTCATTGACTATGTCCGAGAGCTCTCGGTGCTCGTCGTGCGAAGCGAATGCGGGGCGTCCTGTGTGTACCCGGTGGTGGAGAATCGGCATGAGCTGGGCATCTTGCGAGAGACCCGTGTACCCGCAGCTATTCCCCTTGAGGTTGCCGAGCGGGCAACAGAACTCTCGAGGCAAGCCGTCACGGCGTTACAGGGTGTAGGAGTCTTCTGTGTGGAACTCTTTCAAGCCCATGATGGTTCGCTCCTCATTAATGAGATCGCGCCTCGCCCTCACAACTCGGGCCACTATACGTTGGACGTCTGTACGGTATCTCAATTCGAACAACAGGTACGCGTGACCAGTGGGCTTCCATTGGGAGAAACAAGATTGTTGAGCCCCGCGGTTATGATCAACCTCATTGGCGAGGAAGTGACCGCTGTAACATCCAGCGAAGGATCTTACGCACTCTGTTCAACCGCAGGGGCTGTGCTTCATCTGTACGGTAAGCGGATGATTCGTCCTGGTAGAAAGATGGGGCATGTGACCGTTACCGCGCCTCAAGCTGCCACAGCCGCAGAAGCGGCTCGTCAGTTCATTGCACGCGTCCGACGACCTGCCTAAGCTCGTTCCGATCCTTTACGCCTATATTGGTCAAAAAGGCTTCTGCCGATTCTCGCAGGTACGTTTTCATGAAGGCCACGTCGACCGGCCAGGTGAAAAAAACCGCACATCTTTCCGTTTGAAGAAGCCGATGAGCGTCATCCCCGCGATGAATCCACCGATATGAGCAAAAAAAGCGACACCACCTCCAGCAGCTCCCACGCTCATGCCCCCGCTGATCAGCTGCGTGACAAACCACATGCCGAGAACGATGCCCGCTGCTACTCTGGTCATTCCGATCGCCGGCAGCAAAACCAGCACATGAGCGCGTGGAAATAACAGCAGATAGGCGCCGAGTACAGCCGAAATGGCCCCGCTAGCCCCCACCATCGGGATTTGGGAGGAGGGGTCGGTTAAGGCATGGCTCAGCGCAGCCAGGATACCGCAGAGGAGATAGAAGACGGTGAATTTCACGTGGCCCATCACATCTTCGATGTTATTGCCGAAAATCCAGAGGTAGAGCATGTTCCCGAGTAGATGCATCCAGCCTCCGTGAAGAAACATGCTGCTTACCAGCGTCAGGGATGCCGGCAAGGCAACGGCTTCGTCGGGAAGCGAAGCCTGGCCAAAGACAATGGCAGGGATGGCGCCGTATTGAAACGCAAAGAGCTCGGCGGCCTCCTGAGGAAGATTCGTTTGATAGAGAAACACAGTGACACAGATGCCGATAAAGATCATCGTGACGATGGGAATCCGTTGGGTGGGATTATCGTCGTGGAGAGGAATCATGAGGGTCCACAGCTATGGCGTTTGGCGATGACCGTGAATCATACGAGGCAATCTAGGATCATTCGGAGGAGTCCCATCCCTCTCCAGCAGAACGGAAAAGCCGGCTGCATGGGTATGGCCCCCGCCGCCAAACGAGGCGGCAATGGTTCCAACATCCGTCCCGTCGGCTCGAGAGCGCATGCTGAAATAGCGACGACCATCGCGGTCATGCCAGATCAGGCAAAAGGGATGATGCGGCGAGAGCCGCTCGCCGATTTGACTCGTCAGAATGGCGCTTTGCACGGAGGGAACGACCGCTCCCTGAAATTCAACGAGAGCGGCTTGTGCCGCGAGTTTACCGACCAGTTCCTGTTCATACCGTAAAATGGCTCGGCCTTCCTGTTGGAGCGTCGACTGAGTAAAGCGTTCCCATACGTTGAAATCAAATGGGTAGGAGGCCAATGCCGCGTTGATTTCGCGACTGTCCGGCAAAGCCCAGGTCCATAAATCCTTGTCCTGAATATATTGCAGCAACCATGGAGCCGGCGTCCCGTGGGCCCATTCCCAGCTCAGAACGGCACCGGACTTTGTTTGATCGAAGTATGCGTTTGAAAAGC
Above is a genomic segment from Candidatus Nitrospira nitrificans containing:
- the purE gene encoding 5-(carboxyamino)imidazole ribonucleotide mutase: MARKQRAASRSRQQASREITSRKPLVGILGGSKSDFPVLQKSKAILDELNIPNELLVVSAHRTPDRLFEYATSAPGRGIKVIIAGAGGAAHLPGMLAAKTHLPVIGVPIPTEHLRGLDSLLSIVQMPKGIPVATVAIGGAENAGLLAGQILAGSHPEIAQTIKRYRTAQTKSVLDSPEAGGTSLGHLRASGLSRRP
- a CDS encoding HlyD family secretion protein, whose amino-acid sequence is MASLGRGLENSGERALVRRGVGLEAITIEQGPALGKLPCWEAVQIPGGMFTASRAILTILLLFLIVLEFVPWTQTIQASGKVSAYTPYDRPQQIESRITGRVKAWHIYEGVKVKKGELVGELEDYDPTFMAPEILPLFEQRKVALEQTRQAALARADQLNKRIGEMKKLVQAAVPSAEARVVEADNKVREAQQKVEQYKIDVHTAQLNVDRHRQLVRDGLVSQRELELTIQTEIGTKAGLQAAQASLSAAEQSRSALSFGRDQITADVQQRLMDAIASRDSAVAEAAKATEQLADISYRQQGVQQRIEAAKLFAPMDGTVVKMAKVGINETVKQGENLVTISPLASDPAIEMTAEGLDSPLLKPGRKVRILFFGVPAIPLPAWPGLMAGTRGGVIKVVDQIDDGKGNYRFWVVPDPEDPQPWPEQTQVRQGTKVLGWVIMNRVPLWYELWRRFNFFPPDYLEREPSVFEMFAPKVAAPGGK
- a CDS encoding rhomboid family intramembrane serine protease, whose product is MIPLHDDNPTQRIPIVTMIFIGICVTVFLYQTNLPQEAAELFAFQYGAIPAIVFGQASLPDEAVALPASLTLVSSMFLHGGWMHLLGNMLYLWIFGNNIEDVMGHVKFTVFYLLCGILAALSHALTDPSSQIPMVGASGAISAVLGAYLLLFPRAHVLVLLPAIGMTRVAAGIVLGMWFVTQLISGGMSVGAAGGGVAFFAHIGGFIAGMTLIGFFKRKDVRFFSPGRSTWPS
- a CDS encoding 5-(carboxyamino)imidazole ribonucleotide synthase; translation: MIERVLKPGSTLGVLGGGQLGAMFVTAAHRMGYQVAVWDPDIDAPAHRLATHSFATSFSDLGTRDQFSSIVDAVTLEWENVPAGLCEWLETRCPMRPSGAVLKILQDRIEQKQYLSSRQLAVPAFAIVESASQLLSAVDRLGLPAVCKTATSGYDGKGQWLLRESSDVQEIEHILGTVKSGRRWILEQFIDYVRELSVLVVRSECGASCVYPVVENRHELGILRETRVPAAIPLEVAERATELSRQAVTALQGVGVFCVELFQAHDGSLLINEIAPRPHNSGHYTLDVCTVSQFEQQVRVTSGLPLGETRLLSPAVMINLIGEEVTAVTSSEGSYALCSTAGAVLHLYGKRMIRPGRKMGHVTVTAPQAATAAEAARQFIARVRRPA